A window of Phalacrocorax carbo chromosome 12, bPhaCar2.1, whole genome shotgun sequence genomic DNA:
GTTTCACAAGCTGATGATTCAGTgtgtatttcttccttcctttcttggGAGAAAggcagtatttattttaaattttttgaaaTCTGTGTTGTGGCTGGGTTTGCTTTCCAGGTGGTTCTActgaacaatgaaaaataaacctatctttctttccctctccaaaGAAATTGAAGGAGGTTGCATTTCCACGGACAGATGAACTGAAGAGGGatcttctgaaaaaatataaCTTAGAATATCAAGAATATATGCAGAACAAAGTAAGTTTTATACGGTTATTAAATCTTTggtatgaatattttttctgtcatatGACTTGTCTTAAAAATTTAGCAGTAGAATACCAGCTCAGCAAGAACGTAATCATTTCACGGGCTGCTCGGAATGACTTTCCACTTGTCAGAATCTAATCAGTTGGTCCTTCGAAAATAAGTAATGCAAGAGTGTGCTTGGAAATAAACGTACTGTGATATTTACGTGAGAAGCCTACAAATATCTGAATAGGACTCGGGTACAGTCGTTTTGGTTTATAAAAAGGGTGCTGTTGATACGCTTAACGTGAGTATGTGGAAAAGGTCCCTTGGCTCTGAACGGGTTCAGGTTTGAATTGATCCTCTTTGTGTCTTTAACTGCCAATACTTGCATCTTGTATATTGAAGTCACTGCAACCAGGACCTGTAGTTTTAAAAACTTGTATTGGAAAGAGaagcttagaaaaaaaccccaccttttctttcctttccttgaaaCGGACCTAGAGGactaagaagaaagaagagaacaaaacaaaacgcAACCCCCACACCCCATATTCCCATCAGCGACCGGTTTGAGGCTTTCTTTCCTGCTCGCTTTCGTTCCTGACATTTAAGAAATTACTTTgctctggtttttttcatttgcttctggAGACGCTTGACGCTCTCCTTTACCCGGGAGCAGGAAGGGCTCTTGAAACCTGAAGCTTCCCTTGCCGCCTGTGGAACAAGGAGGTGGTTTGGGGACAAGGGGACAGAGGCGGGCAGGCCGCCCGCCAAAGCCGGGTTAAGCGACCCCGCGGGAGCTGAGGGGAGAAAGTCGGCAAACCTATTCGAGCGGCGACGACACTCAGCAACACCGGGTAACGAAATGGGTCCCCAGGTCTACCCAGAAAGCCCAGGCGCTCGTGGATCTCTGGTGCCCGGCCTCCACCACCGCTATTCTGAAAAgtctctttgggtttttttaacgaCCGACTCAAGCGCTGTCGCTGCTGAAGGGAGGACACGCAGCACCGCAGCGGTGCGGATCGGAAGCTTTGTGTTACGAGTCCGTTGCTTACCGTATTTCCTTCCATATCGTGCTGCTTTTGGGAATCGAGTTGTATTGGCCAGTTCAGCAAACAGGTTCCAAAagacttaatttttaatgacaggATTTGATGGTTTTATTAAACAATTAGTttgcttctttcccttctttttttttttttttttggtaactttTTTTTAGCGTTCTGAGATTGTCGCTATTTTGCATATGTTTCAGAACaaatgtaaaactgaatttctgaagaaactAGAGCATCAAAAGCTAATAGAGGCAGAGAAGAAACGAATCGCACATATGCGGCAACAGCAGCTTGAATCGGAGCAGTTTCAATTCTTTGAGGATCAGCTTAAGAAGCAGGAGCTAGCTCGAGATCAGAAAGTCAAAGGGAGTGTGGTTATGTCTGAACAGATAGATGGAAGTATGCTCTCTTGTATTTCTGTACCAGAAAACAGTTCCTTGTCTACTGCACTGcttgagaaaaaagaaaagagcgGCATATCTGGCTGCACTGGACATTCGCCTCCAGTAAACCGGGTCTTAAAGCCAGCAGCTACTTTAAGTGCTGTTCAGAGTAAGTGCagagattctttctttttttccttttaccttcttATTTTACCCACTGCTTTGCTGCTTATAGCAGTCCACATATTGCATATGCGTATGTATTTATTCACCATGAGGGCGTTCACAGTGAAATAAGCGTGAACGGGTTAACGTACACGCAACGGCTCCGTAGGGTTTCGTCATTTTAAGCGAGGCGATTAGTTGCAGGGTTCCACGTTTCCCAGTTGCGTGCCGAGGGAGAGATCTAGAAATGGAGCCTTAGTGTTCCTGTGGAGTGAAGTCTCAATCTTGCTGTGGACTTCAGGGGAACAGAAGCAGAACCTGCAGTGGTTCGCCCTGGAAAGCCCTCGTCTGGGCACTGGTACCAGCTCGCTGTCACCtcgcaggcagggcagagagcGTGTCCCAAGGGCTGCCGGCCTCAGCTCAGGGCGACGTGCTTGTGCTGTTGATTTACTTTCATTAGAAATCTGTGATGTGGtaagtatttcatttttagtaaTTCCCTGTAACTGTGTATATCTCCTTATTTTAGGGGTCTTTTCTGTGTAAGCTGCAAATGCCTTTTtatctctctctcctttttttgtttttggtgttttttttttgttttgttttgttctgtttattttttttttttccttttagctcAATTGGCCGAAGCACTCAGAGGCGTCATTTTGCCCAGGGATCTCTGTCACAAATTTCTGCTGCTAGCAGAGGCAAATACAGTAAGAGGAATAGAGACATGTGGAATTCTCTGTGGAAAACTGGTACAGTTCAACCCTCACATTTGTATGGGGAAAGGCATATTTGATAGTGCTGGATTTTCCTGTAATGTATCAATTTCAGAGTAAAAGCAGATTTAAATGATTAGTCTTTCATGTAACTGCCTTCATATAGTAACCTGAGTGGTCACTTCAGCAATGTGGGCTTGCCCTGTTGGGGAAACCTTCAATCAGCGTTACGCTGCTGTCGTAACAGATAGCAAGTTTTTCAGCACGCTGTACAATACAGGCTTTTTCAAGTACTTTCTCTGGCATTCATCTAAGGTAAGTGAGGTTTAGTTACAGGACAATGAAATATAAAGACTGTTAGAATCTACTGAAGTCATCAAATTCATAATGGCGCAACAAAAAAGGCGAAGAAAATCCCCCCATCAAGCTGTAGAAGATACGATTTTCaggctgtttttttccctttggccTAGATAACAATGTTCTTTCAGAGCAGGGAAAGATGTCATGGCTGATGCCGGCATACAAAGAATTTTAACGACGATGTCCAAGTGTATTTGAACTGCATAAAGAGAACGAATAGCAAGAGTAGATTTGTTCCAGGTTTCACACAAAATAATTGTGGTATTCTCAAACCTCTTTTCACGTTTTTAATTTTATCGAAGGACGTCCTTTTCACACTGGTCTCTGCAAACATTTCAGTCCAACAATCTCATGATGTCACTAATGCTTTCCTGTATGTTTTCATGCTAAAAAGCGAAGGGGTGTTTCCAGGTGCAGTGAGTCAGTATAGCCGCACTGGAATCTACACTGCGTCGTGGTAGCTGAGAGGCTGACGTCTCCCACACTCTGATGTAGTATTTATTCACTAGATCATTTGTTCCACCCTGAGTCACTGTTTGTTTTACAGACACATAATGAATTTACTATTACCCACGTAATAGTGCCAAAGCAATCTGCAGGACCAGACTACTGCGACATGGAGAATGTGGAAGAATTATTTGGTATTCAGGACCAGTATGATCTCCTCACTTTGGGTTGGATCCATGTACGTATGACTCATAGATCCTGTCTTTTCTATACCAGCACTGCGTTTTGTGTGAAAGAAACCCTGGAAATaacaaactgaagaaataacTGGAATAATCCAAATTAATTTGCTCTCTTAATTCTAATTGTAGTGATGTAAATGAGCACTAATGTTCTCCACAGAGGAGTATTTGTTAATGAAGTTGAGGCATCCTGTTGACACAACGGGTCTGCTTTTGCCAGTGCAACTTTGTTTATGTTGTTttaggtgtattttttttttactttctaatgccatttatttttctactatattaaaactatattaaaaattgggggggggggagatatCATGTTGTTTAAACTTTATATTAATGTCACTCTTGGGGATTTTGGACAAAGAAGTCATTTCCCTTTGTCTTGTCCTTCTTCATTCCACCTTTTCCCCCACGTGATCAGAAAATTGCTTGTACATCTGGTTGTGAATGTACCTCCATAAACCTCATACTGAAAATGTAGCATCTGGGTTAATAGGAACGTAAGGCACTAACCTGGGAAAGTACTGACACTTTCACTTGTTACAAATTGTTGTTCCTCTTGAATGTATGACGACCGTGATttgtaagaaatatttcatgATGTTgagttttccctttctttttgtaGACACATCCAACACAAACTGCATTCTTATCCAGTGTTGATCTTCATACTCATTGTTCTTATCAGCTAATGTTGCCAGAGGCCATTGCAATTGTTTGTTCACCAAAGCATAATGAGTGAGTTCTGATTTTTCTAAGTAATATCTAGatatttttcccctgctccttaTCTTAACATTTGATCAAATACAACAGCACATGTCAACTGGGATGAAGGGCAGGAATATTGTATTGtcagcttgttttctttaagtttttTAGACTTATATTCCCGTCATCTATACGCACGGTATTGATTCTggcttctctccctcccccttcccagccccagcttttaaattttatttatttttatactctgTTCAACCAAGTAGTAATGCCAGGAGCTGTTCTTCTGGAGACCTCGTTGCCAGGGCCCTACCACAGGCTCACCTTCACTCTGTCTGATGAAGGAAGTGGAAGGGTTAGACCTATTTCTCTAGGATGATATGAAAATTGCAGTTTGGGGAGTAAAGGGATAAAGATCACTTTTTTGATAATAAGGTCctaattttgtatttcataaAACACAGACAAGAAGTGTCTGGCAAAACCTGTAACTGTGTAAGTATTAATGCAAAGGTTTATaatggaagaggttgcccagagagggtGTGAGGTCTAcgtccttggagatactcaaagcCTGACTTGATGCAGTCTGGGGCAACCCGCTCAAGGTGATTCTACTGGAGCAGGGGGGTTGGCCTAGGCAATCCTCAGAGGTTCCCTCCGACCTCAATTTTGTGACTCTGCTTTGGGGTGCTTGCAGTTTGAAGGCCCCAGGACTGACTCCATTGGTTAGACTGTGCATTTCTTCAGCCGTT
This region includes:
- the STAMBPL1 gene encoding AMSH-like protease isoform X1 gives rise to the protein METLGEKSDLFGLQTESNMEQPFTVSSLRKLVAIPDHTDISVTPEERVRALSKLGSNITISEDITPRRYFRSGVEMERMASVYMEEGNLENAFVFYNKFITLFVEKLPSHRDYHQCAVPEKQDIIKKLKEVAFPRTDELKRDLLKKYNLEYQEYMQNKNKCKTEFLKKLEHQKLIEAEKKRIAHMRQQQLESEQFQFFEDQLKKQELARDQKVKGSVVMSEQIDGSMLSCISVPENSSLSTALLEKKEKSGISGCTGHSPPVNRVLKPAATLSAVQTQLAEALRGVILPRDLCHKFLLLAEANTVRGIETCGILCGKLTHNEFTITHVIVPKQSAGPDYCDMENVEELFGIQDQYDLLTLGWIHTHPTQTAFLSSVDLHTHCSYQLMLPEAIAIVCSPKHNDTGIFRLTNVGMLEVSACKKKGFHPHTKEPRLFNPCTHVVGKDIKIIVLDLR
- the STAMBPL1 gene encoding AMSH-like protease isoform X2 — protein: METLGEKSDLFGLQTESNMEQPFTVSSLRKLVAIPDHTDISVTPEERVRALSKLGSNITISEDITPRRYFRSGVEMERMASVYMEEGNLENAFVFYNKFITLFVEKLPSHRDYHQCAVPEKQDIIKKLKEVAFPRTDELKRDLLKKYNLEYQEYMQNKNKCKTEFLKKLEHQKLIEAEKKRIAHMRQQQLESEQFQFFEDQLKKQELARDQKVKGSVVMSEQIDGSMLSCISVPENSSLSTALLEKKEKSGISGCTGHSPPVNRVLKPAATLSAVQTQLAEALRGVILPRDLCHKFLLLAEANTTHNEFTITHVIVPKQSAGPDYCDMENVEELFGIQDQYDLLTLGWIHTHPTQTAFLSSVDLHTHCSYQLMLPEAIAIVCSPKHNDTGIFRLTNVGMLEVSACKKKGFHPHTKEPRLFNPCTHVVGKDIKIIVLDLR